The Chryseobacterium phocaeense genome includes the window TATTGGCTATACCAGGAAATTGGGAAATTACGTACATTATCGGATTACTGTAGTTGTCTCCCAAATTCGGAGTACTGCTTTTTCTCCTGAATTCTGTATCTACATACAACGGAGTATCAACATTGAAAATTTCGCTGGTAGCTCCTATAATATCCTGCCATGTTCCTCCTACTTCTTTTTTCTGCCACTGGAAAGTCATAGGATCTTCTGTACTGTAGTGGTGTCCATCAAACATATAAGTTACCAACCTGCTCATTTGGGGAATATGTCCGGGCATTATTTTTTCACCTTCATATACGACTCCCAGAGTTGGATTCTGGGTTTTATAAATCGTATTTCCATAAATACCGGGGTTTATTACAATTTCATTACTGATATTATCTGCTACTCCAGGAGATGAAACGACACGTCTGTAATATTTCGGAACCGCTGTAGAAGGAATCATTAATTTATGTCGGTTGCCGATATCTGTAGTAATATTTGTCCAGACAGAATTTATTTTTTCCTGCCATTGATAGGTCATGGAAGCTAAACCTTCACCTCCTCCGGGATAGTAACCCTGAATATAAAGTGAATTCGTCTCATCAACCTTCAATTCAAGATTATTACCTCCAATATTCACTTTGACTTCGACTTCATTACTGAAAAAGGTTCCAAAATGCTCAGTCTGTACAGCTCTTCTTATAAAATAATGATTCATATTAACAGTTCCTGATGGTACGTAATTCAGGGAATTAACATTGATGTTGGTCCAGGAGAAGCTGCTTGAAGCGGGATTCCAGGGCATTCTTTTCTGCCAGTAATACTTAACGGTTCCTCCAGGTGGCATTATGGTTGGTATGGAACCAGCAATATAAGGTCCGGTACCCATATATTCCACAAGCCCGCCTCCTGAGATAGTATTGTTTAAAACAGTAGGATCTGAGAATGTTGTGTTGAATTTATTAGAATAAGCGATTACACCACCTGCTGAAGAAGTTAATCTTAAGTATAAATTTCCGGAATTGGCTGATTTGATCAGCATGGATGCATTCTGTACCTGGGTATAAAATTCATAATCCCCGCTCTGCCCATAGTTAATAGGGAATCCCGGACCAGAGTGAACATGAATTTGTAATGGAGAGCCGGTTGCCATATCTGCCACAAAATAAGCAGACGCAGCGATATTGGTATGTGATGCGGTTTGCTTCAGCACTGAATAAGACACTTTTATAGTGACCGGAGCGTTTTTATAAAGAGTAACATTGGAAGTATACTGTTGACCATAGGCTTCAATTTTTTTCAGGGTAATAACATCCTGCAGCTGAGCATTTGCAAAGCCACACAGCATGAGTAACAGTAAAAAGCTCAATACCCGTAAAGATTTTTTCATAGAATAAAAATTTGTTAAATTATTTCAATAGTAAGGGATAAATTTATTTATATTTCTTCTAAATAAAAACAAATTTCTTTTGTTTTAATATGAAATAAATCACAAAAAAAGAGAAGCAAAAATGCTTCTCTAATTATTAAATATTTGAATTTTTAAATCTCTCAATCAAAAATTACATATGGATCGGTCTCTTTGCCGTAGCATCCAATGCTGCTTCTTTAATAGCCTCAGCATAGGTTGGGTGAGCGTGAGAGCTTCTTGCAATATCTTCAGCACTTGCACGGAATTCCATAGCAATTACACCTTCTGCGATAAGATCGGCAGCTCTTGCTCCAATGATGTGCATTCCTAAAACTTCGTCCGTTTTTTCGTCTGCAATGATTTTTACAAGACCATCAATATCACCACTTGCACGGCTTCTTCCTAATGCTCTCATTGGGAAAGAACCTACTTTGTAAGCTACTCCTTCTTCTTTTAATTGCTCTTCGGTTTTACCTACTCCGGCAACTTCAGGCCAGGTGTAAACCACACCAGGAATCAGGTTGTAGTTGATGTGAGGTTTCTGTCCCGCCAGTTGTTCTGCAACCAAAACTCCTTCTTCTTCAGCTTTGTGGGCAAGCATTGCTCCTTTGATCACATCACCAATGGCGTAGATGTTCGCTACATTAGTCTGAAGATGGTCATTTGTTTTTACTCTTCCTCTTTCGTCAAGTTCCACTCCTGCTTTTTCAAGAGCAAGACCGTCTGTATAAGGTCTTCTTCCTACAGATACCAGACAGTAATCTCCTTCTACCACAACTTCTTCTCCTTTTTTGTCCTTTGCAGTGATCTTAACGGTATCACCGTTTCTTTCAACCGCAGAGACCGCCGTGGAAAGCATGAATTTCATCCCCTGCTTTTTAAGAACTTTAGTCAATTCCTTGCTTAGAGCACCATCCATTCCCGGAATAATCTTATCCATAAACTCTACCACCGTTACCTGAGCTCCTAATCTCAAGTATACAGAACCTAATTCAAGACCGATAACTCCTCCACCGATTACTACCAGGTGCTTAGGAATTTCTTTAAGGTTTAATGCTTCTGTAGATGTGATCACTCTTTCTTTATCAAGAGAAATGAAAGGAAGTGAAGATGGCTTGGAACCTGTAGCGATAATGGTATATTTGGATTCGATGGTTTCGGAAGAACCGTCGTTTTTAGTTACTTTGATCTGAGTGGCAGATTCGAAGCTTCCCAATCCTTCAAAAACAGTGATTTTGTTTTTGCTCATCAGGTAGTTGATCCCATCTGTGTTCTGCTTTACCACTTCGTTCTTACGCTCGATCATTCTTGCGATATCAGCCTGCGGCTCATTGATAATGATTCCGTGACCTGCAAAATTGTGTTTTGCGTTTTCGAAATGTTCAGAGCTGTCTAAAAGCGCTTTTGACGGAATACATCCAACGTTAAGACAAGTTCCGCCTAAAGTTGAATATTTTTCAATAATAGCTGTTTTGAAACCTAATTGAGCTGCACGGATTGCAGCTACATAACCTCCAGGACCGGAACCGATTACGGTAACATCGAATTGACTCATTTTTTATATGAATTTATTTATTATTATCATTCTTAATTCTCACAAATTTACATATAAATTACCAAGCACCCAAGTGAGTTTTATCAAGTTTATGTATTGAAGTTAAGATTAAAAAAATAAGTACTATCTATTGGCATTGATCCATATAATTACAGCAAAAATAATCAAAGCAATTCCAAATTTAATTCCTCCCAGCATCATCAGCACAATTCCCGAAATAAGTACAGCGGTACCTGCTATATATAACAGAATACTTATAACAGAGCGGTATTTATTTTTTTGTTTTAATACTTTCTGCTGATCTGCATGGATGTCTTTCATTACTTCATCTACATCCTGTTGGTTATAACCTTCCTGAATAATTAACCGATAGATATATTTTTCATTATAATTTCCGGCAAGGTAAGTTTTGTATTTGTTATAGATTTCTTCCTTTATTTGGCTATTCATGTTTTTTTATCTGGTTATGATTTTAGTTTTTATTGTTTTATTATTTAACTTAAGTTCGGGATAAGAAATTTAAGGTGAAGTGGCTGGAAGCTGGAAGAATGAGGCTGGAAGTTAATACCAGGCACTCATATTAAACACCAGCCATAGAATTTGATAAAGCTGGCTTTAAAAATGAATATTATTTTAAAATTTTTGCTTTCAGACTTCAATAACTTCCCTCTTCTGCCTTCAAACTTCCTGACCATATGATAAAAACAGAAATCTCTTATCCCGAACTCAGGTTATTTATTTTTTTTACAGCACTCACACATTCAGTTTTCCATGACCAAACGCTCCCGTGCTCTCAAAAAAAGAGCCTCCATACACATACCATTCAAGACTTTCCAGAAATTCTACTGCATTTTCAGGGGTGATATGCGAACGATCTTTTTTGCTGACAATTCCTTTATACCATCTCCCTGATTTGGGATAATGCTCATATTCAACAAAATAGTGAATCCATATTCTCTGACAGAGTTTGCACTGCTGGATACTTACTTCTCCATATCTTCCGTTTGTGTGGTCTATTCCTAACTCAGAAGTTCTGTATTCAGTATAATTCGGGGTAGGCTTCTCACAAGCGCAACCTATTTGCTGGACTTTGTTCATTGATTTTCGGATAAAATTAAAAGGCCAAATGTAAAAATAAGAATCTATATATCCTGACAGAATTATTATGATTTCATCAAATCCAGTAAGGCTTTCTCATATTTATTCAGAATAATATCCTTGGAAAACCTGGACCGTATGGAATTTTTTATAGCATCACGGTTATAATTTCCTTGAAGCACTTTCATAATTTTCTGAGAGAAATCTTCATAATTTTCAATGTTTGAAACTTCTCCGTTTACCTGATGCTGGATGATTTCATTGATTCCCCCGGGACAGTTGTTGGCCAGAGAATAGGTTCCGCATGCTCCGGCTTCCAGAAGGACATTCGGGAAACCTTCATACCGCGAAGAAAGGATAAAAAGGTCCGCAAACTTCAAAAATTGGTACGGATTATCATGCCTGCCGTGGAAAATAACGTTTTTTAGCCCCAGAAAATCTTTCATCTGATGCAAAACTTCCCGGTCTTTTCCATCGCCCAGAATGTGCAATAAAATATTTTCATTTTTCAATCTCGAAAAGACTTTTAAAAGATTATCGAATCCTTTTCTTGAAGAGAGATTCCCGATAGCGACCACATTTTTAAAATTGTATTTAAAGCAATCAGGTTTTACGGAATGTGCCAGTTTTTCATTGATAAAATCAAAATCAACAGGGTTGTTTATTTTGATGATTTTTTTCTTCCTGATATTGAAATTATCAACAAGGTCATGCATCATATCATCGCTCTGTGCAATAATTTTCTGATAATTGTTGTAAAAATTGTAGAAAAACTTGATCTCTTTCCGGGTTACATGCTGCGTCACCACATTCGTTTCTCTTGCAATAAATTTTGTTCTCGGAAAAAGTTTAATAAATAAAGCCAGATATGCATTCACTTCACCAAAACCGGAAAAAACAATATCCGGTTTCCTGCGGTAGATTTCCCCTAAAATAGGCTTTAAGGAATGCCTGATCCTTTCCGTGTTGATATCTATGATTTCAACATCTTTTTTTAGAAAATTAAGATATCCGCCCTGTTTGCGAAGCAACAGGATTTTGGGTTCAAAACGGTCTCTGGAAAGATGATTCGCAATAGTGGTAACAATCCTTTCTGCGCCACCGGTTTCCAGATCCGGCAGAATAAATATGACAGAAATCTTTTTCATCAGTGTAAAATTAGTAAAAAGTTTTGGTAAGTTTCAAATAATGGCTGATTGATCGGTTTTAATACCATTGCAGAATTAATATTAACCACAAAAGTCACAAAAGTTTTTGAATACTTTAGTTATTTCTAAGTTTAAAAATTTTGAGAAAAGAAGTTCACGTAAGTTTTTTAAAAAAAATCAAAGATTTTTATTCATCATCCTAAAAATCTGCTTTATCTGCGAGAAATGAAAAAATTAAACCGTTAAGATTAATTTAAGCTTTTAAGAATATTAAGTTTGAACTTCGCTTATGCGCTATCACTTAAAAAAATCTTTAGATTTTTCTCTTAACTTTTCTTATCTTCTTAACTGCTCTTAATGTCTCAAGAAAATAATTTTACGCAGATTATGCAGATAAAGCAGATTTTTTTTAGACGTTAAAACTTTTAAAACATTAAACTTTGAACCTTAAATCTTAAACCGAACAACGGAAAGCAATGAATACCTCACAAGTTCGCCACAAAAAAAGCCCTTCGGTAGGAAGAGCTTTGATATTTAAAAAGAGATTGTCTTAGTTTGCTACATCACTGATGAATTTTATTCTCAGCATTCTTACTTCTTCATCAGAAAGCTCATCTCCGAATTCATCGAGAAGCACTTTCATGCTGTCGCTTTCAGATTCGGTCATGAATTCCATGAAACCGTCTACAATATCTTCATCGAAATTATCTTCAATATAATAATCAATATTCAGTTTTGTTCCCTGATAAACAATACTTTCCATTTCCTTCAAAAGTTCGTTCATGGAAAGATTCTTGGCTCTGGCAATGTCTTCGAGATCAATTTTTTTGTCGGTGCTCTGGATAATGAAAACTTTATGACTGGATTTGTTAGCCACCTGTTTCAGAACCATATCCTGAGTACGCTCGATATTATTTTCTTCAACGTATGCCCTGATAAAGTCGGCAAATTCTTTTCCGTACTTTTTGGCTTTTCCTTCTCCTACTCCGTAAATTTTCGCAATTTCTTCCAGTGAAATAGGATATTGAACGGTCATGTCCTCCAGACTGGGATCCATGAAAACCGTATAAGGCGGAATTCCATGCTTTTTGGCTACTTTTTTCCTCAGATCTTTTAATTGTC containing:
- the lpdA gene encoding dihydrolipoyl dehydrogenase; its protein translation is MSQFDVTVIGSGPGGYVAAIRAAQLGFKTAIIEKYSTLGGTCLNVGCIPSKALLDSSEHFENAKHNFAGHGIIINEPQADIARMIERKNEVVKQNTDGINYLMSKNKITVFEGLGSFESATQIKVTKNDGSSETIESKYTIIATGSKPSSLPFISLDKERVITSTEALNLKEIPKHLVVIGGGVIGLELGSVYLRLGAQVTVVEFMDKIIPGMDGALSKELTKVLKKQGMKFMLSTAVSAVERNGDTVKITAKDKKGEEVVVEGDYCLVSVGRRPYTDGLALEKAGVELDERGRVKTNDHLQTNVANIYAIGDVIKGAMLAHKAEEEGVLVAEQLAGQKPHINYNLIPGVVYTWPEVAGVGKTEEQLKEEGVAYKVGSFPMRALGRSRASGDIDGLVKIIADEKTDEVLGMHIIGARAADLIAEGVIAMEFRASAEDIARSSHAHPTYAEAIKEAALDATAKRPIHM
- a CDS encoding glycosyltransferase, with the protein product MKKISVIFILPDLETGGAERIVTTIANHLSRDRFEPKILLLRKQGGYLNFLKKDVEIIDINTERIRHSLKPILGEIYRRKPDIVFSGFGEVNAYLALFIKLFPRTKFIARETNVVTQHVTRKEIKFFYNFYNNYQKIIAQSDDMMHDLVDNFNIRKKKIIKINNPVDFDFINEKLAHSVKPDCFKYNFKNVVAIGNLSSRKGFDNLLKVFSRLKNENILLHILGDGKDREVLHQMKDFLGLKNVIFHGRHDNPYQFLKFADLFILSSRYEGFPNVLLEAGACGTYSLANNCPGGINEIIQHQVNGEVSNIENYEDFSQKIMKVLQGNYNRDAIKNSIRSRFSKDIILNKYEKALLDLMKS